The Pseudanabaena galeata CCNP1313 genome includes a region encoding these proteins:
- the menA gene encoding 2-carboxy-1,4-naphthoquinone phytyltransferase has protein sequence MVKSLIDSPEISSKPSRRLWMAAIKFPMYSVAIVPIATGTAVAYRNIGAINWSIFFMFLVSAVLILVWENLCNDVFDSETGIDINKAHSVVNLTGKKNLIFAIANICLLLGISGVLAISWIQQDIVVVSAIALCCFLGYIYQGPPFRLGYQGWGEVLCFFAFGPLGVSAAYYSQTKSWSIGAIAAAIIVGIITSLILFCSHFNQVADDLAAGKRSPVVRLGTKRSAQLLPWICAVIYGIAIVAIALNFFPIWTAIVLVSLPIAWKLSRFILENHDQADLLLDYRFIAVALHFVIGSCLSISLIF, from the coding sequence ATGGTAAAAAGCCTCATTGATTCCCCTGAGATATCTAGTAAGCCATCTCGTAGATTATGGATGGCGGCGATTAAGTTCCCGATGTATAGTGTGGCGATCGTGCCGATCGCTACGGGTACGGCTGTTGCTTATCGCAATATAGGGGCGATTAACTGGAGTATTTTTTTCATGTTTCTGGTTTCCGCAGTCTTGATTTTAGTCTGGGAAAATCTCTGCAATGACGTATTTGATTCGGAAACAGGCATTGATATCAATAAGGCGCATTCAGTTGTCAATCTTACGGGCAAGAAGAATTTAATCTTTGCGATCGCTAATATTTGTTTGCTTCTAGGCATTAGTGGCGTATTGGCTATTTCTTGGATACAGCAAGATATTGTGGTGGTTAGTGCGATCGCCCTTTGCTGTTTTCTCGGCTATATTTACCAAGGTCCCCCATTTCGGTTGGGATATCAAGGATGGGGCGAGGTTTTATGCTTTTTTGCCTTTGGACCCTTAGGAGTTTCGGCAGCTTATTATAGCCAAACTAAATCTTGGTCTATTGGCGCGATCGCCGCAGCAATCATTGTTGGAATTATTACTAGCCTGATTTTATTCTGTTCTCATTTCAATCAAGTTGCCGATGATCTTGCCGCAGGTAAGCGATCGCCTGTTGTGCGTTTAGGCACTAAGCGCTCAGCCCAACTTTTACCTTGGATTTGTGCTGTGATCTATGGGATTGCGATCGTAGCGATCGCTCTTAATTTTTTCCCCATCTGGACTGCGATCGTTTTAGTTAGCTTACCGATTGCATGGAAATTGTCTAGATTCATTTTAGAAAATCATGATCAAGCCGATCTATTACTAGATTACCGATTCATTGCAGTGGCACTACATTTTGTTATCGGTTCATGTCTGAGTATTAGTCTGATTTTTTAG